A single uncultured Acetobacterium sp. DNA region contains:
- a CDS encoding gamma-glutamyl-gamma-aminobutyrate hydrolase family protein, giving the protein MNLNNKPLIGILPLYDSDKQSIWMYPGYTEGIARAGGIPIILSILDQDKDIEAIADRLDGFVFSGGQDVDPLQYGEVMLECCNEIYPPRDDLEIKLLEAVMKRDKPVFGVCRGLQLINVALGGTLYQDINKQMKRDQKIQHFQQNNYEYPVHEVTVEKNSKLSEIVGSDKIRVNSMHHQGINHLSSRLIATASSNDSLVEAIEIPELSFGLAVQWHPEFLWRDDERTLSILQAFVEAARKKMI; this is encoded by the coding sequence GTGAATTTGAATAATAAGCCCTTAATCGGGATTTTACCATTATATGACAGTGATAAGCAAAGTATTTGGATGTATCCGGGTTATACCGAAGGAATTGCGAGGGCTGGTGGGATTCCTATCATTTTGTCAATATTGGATCAGGATAAAGATATTGAGGCGATTGCTGACCGCTTGGATGGATTTGTGTTTAGTGGTGGTCAGGATGTTGACCCGCTCCAATATGGGGAGGTCATGCTTGAATGCTGTAATGAAATTTATCCTCCACGGGATGACTTGGAAATTAAATTACTGGAAGCGGTAATGAAGCGAGATAAACCGGTTTTTGGGGTTTGTCGGGGACTTCAATTAATAAACGTTGCTCTTGGAGGAACACTCTATCAGGATATCAATAAACAGATGAAACGGGATCAGAAGATTCAACATTTTCAACAAAATAACTATGAATATCCGGTCCATGAGGTGACTGTTGAGAAAAACTCAAAGTTATCTGAAATTGTCGGTAGTGATAAGATCCGCGTTAATAGTATGCATCATCAGGGTATCAATCATTTGTCTTCTCGATTGATCGCAACCGCTTCCAGTAACGACAGTTTAGTGGAAGCCATCGAAATACCTGAACTCAGCTTTGGCCTGGCAGTTCAATGGCATCCAGAATTTTTATGGCGAGATGATGAAAGAACGTTAAGCATACTTCAGGCATTCGTTGAAGCAGCCCGGAAAAAAATGATTTAA